One genomic window of Garra rufa chromosome 24, GarRuf1.0, whole genome shotgun sequence includes the following:
- the LOC141300370 gene encoding voltage-gated inwardly rectifying potassium channel KCNH2-like produces MPQKLHTSIEWLRRATDECSENGNVNAAEPSLRLMERTLLLMNAANSSSGCVLGIQTGACFLCLVDVVPVKNEDGVVIMFILNFEVMPDDKLHEPQDLNHKLPVLWRHSNRARGIRLRLPLLNSRNNSKSSLREDPEAGRGTSFPSSSSRPQSHESLALGELLSLPEHERSRLPTASSTARATPSSLLPEDQCNLLGSDPSSPPPAPPHPTALPLGHSSPRPHRLNPDASVSNCSLTNSRSRESFHSMRRASSVDDIEAMRPEWERKHRARPTSSSTVK; encoded by the exons atgcctcagaaactacACACAAGCATAGAGTGGCTGCGTCGCGCCACAGATgagtgcagtgaaaatgg AAATGTGAACGCAGCAGAACCGTCGCTCAGACTGATGGAGAGGACGCTGCTCCTGATGAATGCGGCTAATAGCAGCTCAGGCTGTGTTCTGGGA ATTCAG ACAGGTGCGTGTTTCCTGTGTTTGGTGGACGTGGTTCCTGTCAAGAATGAAGATGGCGTGGTGATCATGTTTATTCTGAATTTCGAAGTCATGCCGGACGATAAACTACACGAACCGCAGGATCTCAATCATAAGCTGCCTGTTCTGTGGCGCCATTCAA ATCGAGCTCGTGGCATCCGTTTACGTCTCCCGCTCCTGAACTCCAGGAATAACAGTAAATCTTCTTTGCGGGAGGATCCGGAGGCCGGACGAGGAACGAGTTTCCCCAGCAGCTCCTCCCGTCCACAAAGCCACGAATCTCTTGCGCTGGGTGAGCTGCTGTCTCTGCCCGAACACGAGCGTTCCCGTCTGCCCACCGCCTCCAGCACCGCCAGAGCCACTCCATCCTCACTGCTGCCCGAAGACCAGTGCAACCTCCTGGGCAGCGACCCCTCGTCCCCTCCACCGGCACCGCCGCACCCCACCGCGCTGCCCCTGGGTCACTCGTCTCCCCGTCCGCATCGGCTCAACCCGGACGCCTCCGTGTCCAACTGCAGCCTCACCAACAGCCGCTCACGCGAGAGCTTTCACAGCATGCGCCGTGCATCTTCGGTGGACGATATCGAGGCCATGCGGCCCGAATGGGAACGGAAGCACCGGGCTCGACCCACCAGCAGCAGCACGG TCAAATAA